Proteins found in one Butyrivibrio proteoclasticus B316 genomic segment:
- a CDS encoding class B sortase: MKRMIKCFALSVVLALALRAYLAMGTQVVETTVKNAQEVQGSIFSARQVTYGITNSVKLAVSQISLDAKAGEREVIDVPASVKDVDFTKTDAVAWIYIPSINLSYPVYQGEDNEYFLKHTAEGKRSSHGEIFMNASNNSDFSDENTIIFGHNMKDRTMFGTLKNVNIEDYIWVVTKDHTYTYQIFSTYSATEKSSMFVTFDKGQHNAYVEKALDKSTQKSDVNTDGRILTLVTCQGIAHSGQRLFVHGSLVQTL; encoded by the coding sequence ATGAAAAGAATGATTAAATGTTTCGCTTTAAGCGTCGTATTGGCACTTGCTTTACGTGCGTATTTGGCAATGGGCACACAGGTGGTAGAGACAACGGTCAAAAACGCGCAGGAAGTGCAGGGCAGCATTTTTTCTGCAAGACAGGTAACTTATGGCATCACAAATTCAGTTAAGCTTGCTGTAAGCCAAATCTCACTAGATGCAAAGGCAGGTGAAAGAGAGGTGATTGATGTTCCTGCATCAGTAAAAGATGTTGATTTTACAAAGACTGATGCAGTTGCTTGGATATATATCCCAAGCATAAACCTCTCATATCCTGTATATCAGGGAGAGGATAACGAGTACTTTCTTAAGCATACTGCTGAAGGGAAGAGATCATCTCATGGCGAAATCTTCATGAATGCCTCAAACAATAGTGATTTTTCAGATGAAAATACCATTATTTTTGGACATAACATGAAAGATCGCACAATGTTTGGAACTTTAAAAAATGTTAACATAGAAGATTATATATGGGTAGTAACCAAGGATCATACCTATACTTACCAGATCTTCTCAACATACAGTGCTACAGAGAAATCAAGCATGTTTGTTACATTCGATAAAGGCCAGCATAATGCGTATGTAGAGAAGGCGCTTGATAAAAGCACTCAGAAGTCAGATGTAAATACTGATGGAAGAATTCTTACTCTGGTTACCTGCCAGGGAATTGCTCATTCAGGACAGCGTCTCTTTGTACATGGAAGCTTGGTGCAGACACTTTGA